The genomic DNA CCGGAAATATCATGGCCGACATGTCGCTTCCCAAGATCGCCGCCGACCACAACCGCATCTCCTTCGGGCTGACACTGATGGTGATCTCGGTGCTTCTGTCGCCGCTGATCGACATCTTCGCCAAGCTCGCGATCGCCACCGTTCCCTCGGCCGAAATCACCGCCGTGCGCTTTCTGCTGCAGGTCGTCTTCATCCTGCCGATCGTGCTCTTCCGCGGCAGCCTGTTTGATCTCACCTGGAAGAAGACCGGGCTGCACGCGTTGCGCGGCGGTCTGCTGGTCGTGACCATGCTCTCCTTCATTACCACGCTGAAGGTCATGGAAGTCGCCGACGCGATCGCGATCTTCTTCGTCGAGCCGATCATCCTCACGATCCTTGGCAGCATCTTCCTGAAGGAGACGATCGGCTGGCGGCGCTACACCGCCTGCGGCGTCGGCTTCTTCGGCGCGCTGCTCGTCATCCAGCCGAGCATGCAGGAGGTCGGCTGGATCGCCCTTCTGCCTGTTGTGGCCGCCTTTGGCCTTGCCGTTTTCCTGCTCGTCACCCGCATGGTCGCGCAAAATGAGGACCCCTGGTCGATGCAGTTTCACGCCGGCGTCTGGGGCGCGCTCTTCTGTCTCGTGCTGCTTTATTTCGGCGAAGGCACCGGTTCCGGCATCTTCGATCCGGTCTGGCCAGAAGGGTACACCTGGTATTACCTGCTCGGCGTCGGCGTCACCGCCACCATTTCAGGCGTGCTCGGCGTCTATGCCTATCGCGCCGCCCCGGCCTCGGTGCTGGCGCCGCTGCAGTATCTCGAAATCGTTTCGGCCACGATCTTCGGCTGGCTCGTCTTCGGCGACCTGCCCGACGCGCTGAAGTGGCTCGGCATCGCCATCATCATCGGCTCCGGCCTCTACATCATCTGGCGCGAGCGCCGCGTGCACAAGGACACGAGCGTCGCTCCGGTGTCGCCAGCCATCTGACAACAAAGCCATCTGAAAACAAAAGAAAGACCATCGGGAGGAATATCATGAAAACTGGAGGTCAGCTCATCGTTGACGCGCTCGTCGCCAACGGGGTGAAGCGCATCGCCTGCGTGCCGGGGGAAAGCTATCTCGCCGTGCTCGACGCGCTCTACGACACCGACATCGACGTGCTCGTCTGCCGCCAGGAAGGCGGGGCCGCGATGATGGCGGATGCCTGGGGGCGGCTGACCGGCGAGCCCGGCATCTGCATGGTGACCCGCGGCCCTGGCGCGACCAACGCTTCCGCCGGCCTCCATGTCGCCAAGCAGGATTCGATCCCGATGATCCTCTTCATCGGCCAAGTGCAGAGCGAAGCGCGCGAGCGCGAGGCCTTCCAGGAGATCGAATACCGCCGCGCCTTCACCGAGGTCGCCAAATGGGTGGGCGAGATCGACGATCCCGCCCGCATTCCGGAATTCGTCACCCGCGCCTTCGCGGTCGCCACGTCCGGCCGCCCCGGCCCTGTCGTGCTGACGCTCCCCGAGGACATGCTGACCCGCAGCGCCGAGGCGCCCGCCGCCAAACCCTACCAGCCGGTCGAGGGTCATCCAGGTCCGGCGCAGATGAAGCGGCTCGGCGAAATGCTGAGCAACGCCAAGCGCCCGATCGCCGTCCTCGGCGGCACTCGCTGGACAGCGGAAAGCGTTGCTGAATTCCAGCGCTTCGCTGAACGCTGGAAGCTGCCGGTCGGCTGCTCCTTCCGTCGCCAGATGCTGTTTGATCACCTGCACCCGATGTACGCCGGCGACGTCGGCATCGGCATCAACCCCGCTCTGGCAAAAGAGGTCAAGGAAGCGGATCTCATCCTGCTTATCGGCGGCCGCTTCTCGGAAATGCCCTCGTCCGGCTACACGCTGATGGACAGCCCCTACCCGCACCAGACGCTGGTGCATGTGCATCCTGACAGTTCCGAACTCGGCCGTGTTTACAGGCCGGAGCTGGCGATTGCCGCCAGCCCGCGCGACTTCGTCGCCGCGCTCGAAAGCCTTGCACCGCCGAGCGAACCGAGCTGGTCCGCACGCACCGAGACCATGCACGCCGCCTATCTCAAGTGGTCGACCCCGCCGGAAACCGGCCCGGGCGCGGTGCAGATGGGCCCGATCATGAACTGGATCGAGGCGAACGTGCCGGAGGATACGATCTTCACCAACGGCGCCGGCAACTACGCCACCTGGGTGCATCGCTTCCACCGCTTCCGCCGCTACGCCACCCAGGCAGCCCCGGCTTCGGGCTCAATGGGTTACGGCCTGCCGGCGGCGGTCGCCGCCAAGCAGCTGCATCCGGATCGCGAAGTCATCTGCTTTGCCGGGGATGGCTGCTTCCTGATGCACGGCCAGGAATTCGCAACCGCCGTGCGCTACCGCCTGCCGATCATCACCGTCGTCGTCAACAACGGTATCTACGGCACGATCCGCATGCACCAGGAGCGCGACTATCCCGGCCGCGTCAGCGCCACCGATCTCACCAACCCGGATTTCGCAGCCCTTGCCCGCGCCTATGGCGGCCACGGCGAGACGGTCGAGAAGACGGAAGAGTTTGCCGACGCCTTCCTCAGGGCGCGCGCCAGCGGCAAGCCGGCGATCATCGAGATCAAGCTCGATCCCGAAGCGATCACCCCGACGCGCACGCTAAGCGAGATCAGGGCGGGCTGAGCAAGTCTTGTTCGTGAAGGGTCCAATCACGGCGCAGACGCGCCGTGATTGGATTTCTGTGACAAGCACAGGAATGAGGGCGATGGAGCATTTGCGATAGGGCCCTTCTACCCACGCGCCCGCGCTTCTGTGCCTGCGAGCGCGCGGGCGAAGCGACGCTTCTCAGGGCGTCGTGCGCCAATTGAACGCCGATCGGCCACCATTATACCTCCCTCATTCCTGCGTTTGTCACAGGAGTCCAGCAGCGCCGCCTCGGCGGCGCGGGGAACGATCACGCCCGCTAACTGCCTGCGAGATACGTCCAGCCGCTTACTCCAGCCATTCCGTCGAAAACGCACCGGCCTCATGCAGATCGGTCGTCTCCAGGCGCCCCGGCCCGAGGTTCTCGAACTTGTGCGGCACATTGGCCGGCGCCACGACGATCTGACCGGCCTCGGCATCGATGATGCGGTCGCCGACGGTGAAGCGGGCGCGGCCGACGCGGACGATGAAGGTTTCCGGATAGGGATGGCGGTGCAATTTCGGCCCGTACCCGATCTCGTCGGTGGAAACGAAGATCACCGAAAGGCCTGCGCCATAGGCGCCGCCCTCGAATTCGCCCTTCCAGGCGTCGGGCTCATCCGCCCATTGCTCCCGCGAAATGAGATACGCTTCGGCCATGCCGATCCTCCACTGTCAGATGGAACGATGCGGCCGAGCGCGAGAGTTTGGATTTTGCGTGGCTCAGCCGCGGATATGCTGGGTCTGCTGGTAGACGGCCGTCGAGCGCGCGCCGGAACGGCAATAGCCGAGCATCGGCCGCTGGAACTCGTCGAGCGCGTCGACCATGCTCTTCACGGCATCGGCGGTCACGCCCATCGGGCCGACGGGAATGTGCTTGGTTTCGATGCCGAGTTCTTCGGCACGGGCGGCGATGGAATCAAAGGTCGGCTGGTCCGGCGCCTCGAAGTCCGGGCGGTGGCAGACGATGGACTTGAAGCCGAGCGCCTTGATCTGGTCGAGGTCCTCGACCGCGATCTGGCCGGTAACCGAGTATTCGTCGTTGATCTGGCGGATGTCCATGGTCGTCTTCCTTGAGGCAAATTTCCCGGCCTCTGATGTAGGCGCAGCCTTATCTCCCGTCAATTCAAAAGCCGCATCGTCAAGGCGCAGGATCAGACGACCGAAAAGGCGATGGCGTAGCTGCGCGCCTCGCCCGGCTGAAGCGGTGTCAGTTCCCCGGCCGCGGCCAACTCCGGCCGTTTGGCGATCCGGTGCGATACCGGCTCGATGCTGATCACGTTGGCCTCGCCGCGCTGGCAGCGCCACATCTGCAGGAAGGGCAAAGTATCGGCCCGGAACCGCACTTTCAGATTTCGGCCGCCGAGCCCCGCGAGATCCGCAAGCGTGACCTCCGACCAGCCATCGGAACCGACGGCCGCCGGCAGGCAGAAATGTGCGCTCTCGCCGGTGCCGAAGCACCAGGCGCTCTCCCCGCCTGCAAGCGAAGCGCTGACGATGCGGGTCTCGTCCCCGAGCAACCGGCCGCCAATGTTGAGGTGATACATCATGACAGGCGGAAAGGCGGTGACGCCGGAATTGACGACGCGATCTTCGAGCACCACTTCGTGCCGCGCGGCATCGATTCGCCAGCGCCGCTCGACCCGGGCCCGCCCGCCATCGGCGAGCGCCACCTCGATCGTCGCCGTGCACTCGGCCCCGTCGCTCGCCATCTCCATGTGGCTGACGGCTGTTCCGGCCAGTGACCCGTGCAGCGGATAGCGTGCGCCTTCCGCGCCACCTTCGATCGCCTCGGGATGGCGGATATGGTCTGGACCGCAGGTAAAGAGAAAACCGGCCAGCGCCCGGTCGATCCTCGGGTCCCCATCCGACGGGATCGCAGCACCCGGCGACAGGTCGACGCCGTCGACGACGAAGGCGGCGATATCGAGCGCCGAGAGCCGGTCGAACAGCACATGATTCTCTTGAAAATCCTGTGGTTCTTCGAGCGTCTTCAGCATGTTCTCTTCCTCAAATCGGCCGCAGAATCACTGCAATCACAAAGAGATGATAGCTGAGGAGAGACGCATTTCACCGGTTGAAGCCCGGGATTGCGCCGCCTAGATAGAATTTAACTGCTTGTTCATGATGAATTCATTTTTTTCACATTAACGTCGAAATCGAAATGTATCGCGCCACATTCACCACAATGAAAACAGGTTCTCTCGTGACGTCAGCGACCCGCACAGGCCTCTCGCTCCTCGCCGCAGTCGGCTTTCTTGCCGTGGATCTGACGGCCGCCTTCGCGCAGGACTATCGCGGCTACAATCGCTATGGCGACGATGTCATGCTGGTCACGCCCGACGGTGAAATCCTCGATTATGTACCCCGCTCCGACGAAGTGCAGACCATGCGCGACAGCCGCGGCCGCACGCTTCTGATCGACAGCTGGGGTAATGTGGTCGCAACCGTGGTGCCCAATAATCGCGGCCGCCAACGCGACTACGGCGGCAACCGTCAGGGCGATTACGGCGGCTATCGCCGTCAGGGTGACGTGGATATCTATTCCAACCGACGCTACCGGGAAACCGAGCGCGGCTACGGCTATTCCGAGCCCGGCGACGTCACCGGCTCCGTTCCCGACTACCGCGACGTCGTTCCGCCGTCGACCGACGGCAACGAACTGCCAAACAGCCTACCCGGCCTGATCGACGGCACCCAGGAGGCTTCCGTCGATCCGAACGACGGCAACCCAATGCGCCAATCGATGCCGCCCGCGATCTCGGTCAAGTCGAAGTCGCGCGCCGAGATCACAGCACTTCAGGTCTTCCTCGACCGCGAAGGTTTTTCGCCGGGCGTGATCGACGGCAAGATGGGCTCGAACGTCACCAAGGCGATCGAAGCCTTTCAGCAGTCGACCGGCGAAACGCTCGATCCCAACAACACCGACGACATTCTCGAGCGGCTGCGGATGAACGGCGGCATGCCGATCACCAGCTACACGATCACGGCCGCCGACGCCGCCGGCCCCTATGTCGCGTCGATCCCCGAGGATTACGCGCACAAAGCGATGCTGCCGCACATGTCCTTCACCTCGACGACGGAAATGCTCGGCGAGAAGTTCCACATGGACGAGGCCTATTTGCGCGAGTTGAACCCGGGCGTCGATTTCACCATTCCAGGCACGATCATCAAGGTGATCAACCCCGGCGCCAACAAGACCGGCAAGGTCGCCCGCATCCTCGCCGACAAGGCGCGCAAGCAGGTGCTCGCCTATGACGACGCCGGCAAGCTGATTGCCGCCTATCCGGCAACGATCGGCTCGTCCGATACGCCGTCTCCGTCAGGCACGGTCAATGTCGAGCGCATCGCGCTCAATCCGGGCTACACATACAATCCGAAGATCAACTTCAAGCAGGGCAACAACGACAAGATTCTGACCCTGCAGCCGGGCCCGAACGGTCCCGTCGGCACGGTCTGGATCGCGCTCTCGAAGCCCACCTACGGCATTCACGGCACGCCGGAACCCTCGAAGATCGGCAAGACCCAGAGCCATGGCTGCGTGCGCCTGACCAACTGGGACGCGACCGAGCTTGCCAAGATGGTGAGCACGGGCGTCACGGTCGAGTTCGTCGACTGAGCGAAGCCGGCCGCCCGTTAACCGAACCGTTGTTTTTTTGGCATTTTTCTTGAGGCTTCCCCCAATTGGGTGAGTGACTTCGCGCCTGCAGCATAGATGATGGAGTTGCCTGGCCGACCATCCACGACGAGGCACTCTTTTTTAAATTTCTTTGCGCCGACCCGTCGGCTAAATCGTTTCAGACCTATCCATTTACGAAGACCGCAGCTGCCGACGACCCAGCTGCGGTTTTTTTTCGAGCGCCGGGTGCAAAAGCCCTCCCGCCGCTCTCCCCGTCCATCATGACTTCATGAAACATTGTCATGAGAATTTTTCCGGCAATCGGCTATCACCGGATATCTCAACGACAATGGCCGACCTGCGGCCGCACTTGAAGGATGGCCTGAATGGCGACGGAGCGCACCCTGCCCAACCTCTGGCATGCGACGGCACCGGCCGCCCCTGAGACCAGGCCGCTCAGCCAGGACCTGACGACCGATGTGGCGATCATAGGCGGCGGCTTTACCGGCCTCTCGGCAGCGCTGCACCTGGCCGAAAAAGGCGTGAAGGCAACGGTCATCGAAGCCAAGATGATCGGCTTTGGCGGCTCCGGCCGCAATGTCGGCCTCGTCAATGCCGGCATGTGGGTGAAGCCCGACGACCTGATCTCGACGCTCGGCCCCGAGGCCGGCAACCGGCTGCTGACCGAACTCGGCGACGGCCCTTCGATGGTCTATGCGCTCGTGGAAAAACACGGGATGCCTTGCGAGGCGGTGCGCAACGGTACGCTGCACATGGCCGTCGGCAGCGAGGGCGTCACCGAGATCAAGGACCGCGAAGCGCAGTGGCAGAAGCGCGGCGCGCCGGTCGAGGCGCTTTCGGCCGAGCGGGCGCACGCGCTCACCGGCGCTGAAGGTTTTTCCGGCGCCCTGCTCGACCGCCGCGCCGGCACCATCCAGCCGCTCGCCTATGCCCGCGGGCTCGCCCGCGCTGCCCTTGCCGCCGGTGCCGAGATCTACACCGACACGCCGCTGACCGGTGCGGAGCACCAGGGCGACAGCTGGGTACTGAAGGCCGGCAACAACACGGTCCGCGCGAAACAGGTGATCCTCGCCACCAATGCCTATGGCGGCCTCTTCGCCGAGAGCCCCTGGCAGGCCCATACGCAGGAACTGACGATCCTGCCCTATTTCCAGTTCGCCACCAATCCGCTGCCGGACGCCGTCGCCAAGCGCATCCTGCCGGAGCGCCAGGGCACTTGGGACACCGGCCTCGTCATGACCTCCTTCCGCATGGACCAGCAGAACCGGCTGATCTTCGGCTCGATCGGCCGGCTCGACGCGATCGCTGAAGGCACGCACCGCGCCTTTGCCGCCCGCTCGCTGCGCAAGCTCTTCCCCTTCATCGGCAATTTCCGGTTTGAGTACTGGTGGGACGGCCGCATCGGCATGACCACCAACAACCTGCCGGCCATGCACACGCTCGCCCCCAACGTCGTTTCCGTCAGCGGCTACAACGGCCGCGGCATCGCGCCGGGCACCGTCTTCGGCCGCGCACTCGCCAGCCACGTCACCGGCGAAACCTCGGCGATCCCGCTCGCCGAAACGCCCGTGACCCCGGACACCTGGCGCGGCGTGAAGTCCGCCTTCTACCACGCAGGCGCCCAGGCCAAGCACTTCATCGACCGTCGGTTCTGAGGTAGCGCACGGTGCGGACCGTTCATTTCGGTTCGCGACCATGCCATGCGGTTTCGCCACGGGGTGAAATGCGCGCCAGCCGGATTGCGCCGGCCCATGCTGACCTATCTTGAATATTGAAACCCTGAGGTGTAGCGACCGCCGCGGGTACCCCTCCAAACCTGCTGCCGGGTTGAAGGGCCGCGGAACTTTACTCGACGACCATGTTCATCAACGTCGAAGCGTAATCGGCAGACTTCGACCAGGAGCATCGGATCGTCTCATGCTGCACCCGCAGGTCAGGTTCTCGCCGTCCAATATCGCCGCCCTGAAGAAGTCCCTCCGGGATCGTTACCCGCACATCAAGTCATCCCACCTGGACGAGGCAATCGCCGCGTCGTTCGGCTTCAAATCCCATGCGGCATTGCGCCCGGCGCTGCTTCAGGTCGTCAACCACGCCCGGCTGATCGTCATCACCGATCATATGTTGCTTCTGCTTCGGCTGGAGGAACTGGGATACCGAGATATCGACGCCGGAGACTTGCGCCACCTGATGTGGGACATAAAATTCCCCGACCACTGGTACGATCAACACCTTGAAAAGGCCGTGACGAAACGCAGACGGCCGACAGCGGCCAATTCGCAATAGCGCAGCAGCGACCATCGGTGGCCCGTGCACGGTAGAGACCGTCGATGGCAAAGCCCAAAAACCGCTTGCGATTTGAAATCAGTCGGCTTAGCGTTGACCGATTGCACGTCGCAAGCAGACCCGTGCGAACGGGCCATTCGAGACAAGGAACTGGCCATGGCTAAGCTCGTGTTCGGAATGAACCAGTCGCTGGACGGCTACGTCGACCACATGGAGTTTGCGCCAAGTCCCACGCTCTTCCGCCATTTCATCAAGGAGGCCGAACAGCAGACGGGCAGCCTGTACGGCCGTCGGATCTATGAGATCATGCGCTACTGGGACGACGAGCATCCGGAATGGGATGCGGACAGACAGGCCTTCGCAGCCGCGTGGCGAAAGCAGCCGAAATGGGTCGTCTCGCGCTCCTCGGCGTCCGTCGGCCCCAATGCCCGGCTCGTCGACGGTGATCTTGCGGGCGCCGTGCGCAAGCTGAAGGCCGAGCACGACGGCGAGATCGAGGTGGCGGGCCCCGTCCTCGCGCACAGCCTCACCGAACTGGGCTTGATCGACGAGTACCGGATCTACCTGCACCCGGTCGTCCTTGGTCACGGCAACCCCTATTTCGCCGGCCCCCGCCCGCGGCTCCGCCTGATCGCTCATGATCGGATCGGCGAGGACGTGGTGCGGCTGGTCTACGTTCCCGCTTAGTCGCCGGACTTGCCGGTCCCGTCAGCGCGCGGCTCTGTGCTTCGCGCTAACGGCGTGAAATCCGCATTCGACCCGGTTCGTTTTTCAGCTGCGACCTTGGCTTTCAAGCCAGGTGAGCGCGCCGCGAACTGCGGCGGCAAGCTGGTGCTGCCTTTGCCCTCACTCGGAGCGTCTCCAGCGATATGACCAACCGTCGATCCTTTCTCCGGTGGCCTTCAGCAACAAGGCGTCAGGCAGGAACTGGCCACGCACCAGGCCAATCTTTTCGAGAACACGGCAGCTGCTCTCATGTGCTGCCGCGCATATGGTATGAACCTCGGATAGGGGTGACTGCTGCTTGACCCAATGCATAATCGCAAGACCGGCTTCCGTCGCCAGCCCCCGTCCCCAATAGGCCGGACCGATGCCATAGTGAATTTCCGCGCCGTCCCCATCCACAAACATGAGGAAGAGGCCCATCGGCCGCTGGTCGCTGCGGTCGATGATGCTCCAGATGAAGCGGTCACCATCCGCCCAGCTGCTTTCTCCCCACGCATGGATGACCGCCTCGGTGCTGGATTGTGCGGGATGAGCGCCGCGCGGCAAAAATCGTGCTGCCATGCTGTTGCCGGTGTATTCCGTAAACACGGACGCCGCGTGTTCAGAGCGGGCTGCACGCAGGTGAAGACGGCTTGTCTTTAGTTCAACGGGCGGCGTGATCAACTTCAGGTGTCCGGGCGAGGCAGAGCGCGGACATCTTAATTCCATCGGGACAAAGAGCGAAAGCCACCATCGATCGCTTCCGGCGTAGAAAGTCCCTGGCCGCGCGGTGAAGCTGCCCCCAACATCACTGCGCCGCGATCAGCAAAGCAAAACGCCTCGGATCATCCCTGACCCGAGGCGTTGTCTCTCGAACGGAAGGCGCGATTACGCCGCTGCGCGGTAACCCGAGCCGGCGCTGACCTGCACCTGACCCGACGTGCGGAACGCCCGCAGACGCGTGGCGATGTGCTCGGCCTCTCCCGTCAATGCCTGGCTTGCGGCGTTCGCCTGCTCGACCATGGCGGCGTTCTGCTGGGTGATCTGGTCCATCTGGGTAATCGCGGTGTTGACCTCCTGCAGGCCGGTTGCCTGTTCGGCGGTGCTGGCGCGGATGGCGCCGAAGACGGAGCTGACTTCGACGACCTGGGCGACGATCTGCTGCAGCGACTGCGCCACCTGATTGACCGAATTGACGCCGTCGTCCACCTGGCCGCGCGACTTGGCGATCAGGCCCTGGATGTCCTTGGCCGCTTCGGCGCAGCGCTGGGCCAGCGCCCGGACTTCGGAGGCGACAACCGCAAAGCCCCTGCCCGCCTCGCCGGCGCGGGCCGCTTCGATGCCGGCGTTCAGCGCCAGGAGGTTGGTCTGGAAGGCGATCTCGTCGATGACGTCGACGATCCGCGCGATGCTGGCGGAAGACGTCTGGATCTCCTGCATCACCTCGATCGCGTGGCTGACGATCTCGCCGCTCTGTTCGGCATTGGCGCGGGCGGCAATCACGGTCGAGTTCGCCTGGTTGGCGCCTTCGGCCGTCTGCTTGACCGTGCGCGTCACTTGCTCGACGGCAGCGGCCGTCTCTTCAAGGTTGGCCGCCTGCCGTTCCGTGCGCCGGGCCAGATCGTCGGCAGCCGCCGCAATCTCCTTGGCGCTCGTGTGGATCTGGCTGGCGCCGGCCTCGATGCCGCCGATGGCGCGTGCAAGCTCGCCGATCGCGTGGTTGAAATTTTCGCCAAGCTCCTGATAGGCAACCGGCAGGTCCCCACCGATGCGTGCCGTCAAGTCGCCATCGGCGATCTTCTTCAGCGCCGCGCCGAAGGTCTTGCTGATCAGCGCGCGTTCGGCAGCCAGCACTTCTTCCTGCACCGCACGTTGCTTGGTGACGTCGGAGGCGTCCATGTAGACGGAGATCGACAGATCCATGTCGAGGAAGACGCCCTTGATCAGGCTCGACAGCATCGCGCCCATGTCCTCGGCCGAGGTCCCCTTGCGCGAGAACAGGCCGGCCTTCGGCCAGTGCGCCTTGACGATTTCGGTGATCAGATGCTCGGCGATCAGCGCGTAGCCGCCGATGTACCAGCGCGGCTCGAGCCCGATGCGGGCGTGCACCAGGCCGATGGTGCGAACCTTGGCGCTGTAATCCTCGTTGAAATTGGCATCGACGATATTGGCCCAGTGGCCGACCTGGGCGCCCTTGGCGCGGTCGATATGAGCGTCGGAGGAGAAGAAGCGCTTGGTCTCGGGCGTCGTCTTGACCTTGACGTAGAACTTGTCGAGCGCGGGTTTAAGTTCCTTCTCGAGGATCGGCTTCAGCGCCTTCAGGCTCGTCTTGGCGGCGTCATCGAGCGCCATGAAATTCAGACGACCGGCAACGTCTTGCGTGCCGGCAGCGGCGTGTTCCGTTTTCATGCGCGAACTTCCCTGCATGCTCATTTCTGGATCATGGAGACAGGATCTAGGGCGCTGCAGCGTCTGAGATCATGGCCGCAATCATGGCGGCTGGTTGCCCTGTTCAGTCGGTCGCAGGGGCAAGCTGTGTCCTGGGCCACTGATAGAAGCGCAGGGTAAAGGAAGCCTTACGCGAAACAGCTATTTCGCGAGGCCTGAAATACAACTCAACCGGAACTGACGAATATCAATTCCGGTTGATACGCAATAAACGGTGGAACGGCGAAGGATCAGGCGGCGTTTCGCGAAGCCCAGGATGGCATGCGCGCAGCCCAGGAGCGGCGCGTCTTGACCGGCATCAGCGCCTGCACTTCCTTGGCGAGGGCTGCTGCGTTTTCCCGCGCCTTGTCGAGATTGCTGACGCGGTTCGGATCCATCGTCTGCAGCGTGCCGCCAAAATCGAAGATCTCGCGATAGGCGGCGCGCTCGACGATCGGCGTGTCGAGAACCGAGACGCCGCGCTCGGCGAGCATCGCCTTGATCGTCTGCAGCGCACGCGTGGTGACCAGCGAATTGACGCGGGTGAGCACCACAGAATGGTTGATGCGCAGGCCCGAACGGTCCTGGATCTGGCGGATCAGCTCAAGAATTTGAGCCGCACCCTTGGCATCCATGGCGCAGCCCTGCACCGGGATCAGCACCTGGTCAGAGATGGCGAGTGCAAGTGCTACGATCTGGTCCTTGGCGCCCGCGAGATCGATGACGATATAATCCGCTTCGTCCTTCGCCTCGCGGATATGACATTCGAGCGAGCCGGGCGTGATGTGCGAAATGACGGTGAGGTTGGCGATATGGCCGGAAGCCTCCGCCCAGCTGGTGATCCAGCGCTGCGGATCGGCATCGAGGACGACTACCCGGTGCCCCTGCCGCGCCAGTTCCGTCGACAGGATCAGCGCCGCGGTCGTCTTGCCCGCACCACCCTTTGCATTGGCGAAAGTGATGACCGCCATGATATTCCCCATTCTATGCCTGTATCGCGCTGAACCGGACGGCCACAGCCGGTGGTTCGCTTCTTAACGAAACCTTACAGAATTTGGTTAACGAAACGGTAACGCCGGCACGTCAAACCTGACAGTCGGCCTTAAGGCTGCGTGCCAGAGACACTGCTATGGTGATGAAAATGCTGGAGTTCTGGCCTCAGACCGGCAAAACTGCCGGTTCGCTCACGTGCTGTGATCGATAGCACATCGACGAGAACGGCCCGTGCCGCACCGCCTCGCCTGTCGGGCTGAGCAGGGTCAGCACGTCATTCGCAAACGCCTGGGCGTTGGCCTGCGCCTTGGCAAGGTTGCTGACCTTCGCGGGGTCGAGAGAGGAAAGCGTGTCGCCCCGCTCAAAGAGTTCGCGGAAGGCCGTACGCTCCACCAGCGGGGTATCGACGAGCCGGATCCGGTTCTCCGAAAGCAGCAGCTTGACCCGGCGCATCGCCCGCGTCGTCACGATCGGGTTGACCCGGGTCAGCAGAACCGCGTGGTTGATGTTGGCGCGCGCGTTGTTCTCGATGTGGCGGATCAGGTCCAGCACCTGGATGGCGCCGCGCGCATCCATCACACAGCCCTGCACCGGGATCAGCGTCAGGTCCGAAAGACCGATCGCCAGCGCCACCAGCACGTCGGCCGCCCCGGAGAGATCGATGATCACATGCTCGACCTGACCGCGCAGCCGCCGGAGATGATCGCTGAGCGTGGTTGTCGCTACACCTGAGAGAACGAAGAGATTGCCATCGTTGCGGCCGTGGCGGAACCAGTCGGTCATGCAGGCGAGTGGATCGCAATCAAGAACCGCAACGCGATCGCCGCGCCGGGCGAATTCGCAGGCAAGCAGCAAGGCTGCCGTTGTCTTGCTG from Ensifer adhaerens includes the following:
- a CDS encoding DMT family transporter, translated to MADMSLPKIAADHNRISFGLTLMVISVLLSPLIDIFAKLAIATVPSAEITAVRFLLQVVFILPIVLFRGSLFDLTWKKTGLHALRGGLLVVTMLSFITTLKVMEVADAIAIFFVEPIILTILGSIFLKETIGWRRYTACGVGFFGALLVIQPSMQEVGWIALLPVVAAFGLAVFLLVTRMVAQNEDPWSMQFHAGVWGALFCLVLLYFGEGTGSGIFDPVWPEGYTWYYLLGVGVTATISGVLGVYAYRAAPASVLAPLQYLEIVSATIFGWLVFGDLPDALKWLGIAIIIGSGLYIIWRERRVHKDTSVAPVSPAI
- a CDS encoding thiamine pyrophosphate-binding protein → MKTGGQLIVDALVANGVKRIACVPGESYLAVLDALYDTDIDVLVCRQEGGAAMMADAWGRLTGEPGICMVTRGPGATNASAGLHVAKQDSIPMILFIGQVQSEAREREAFQEIEYRRAFTEVAKWVGEIDDPARIPEFVTRAFAVATSGRPGPVVLTLPEDMLTRSAEAPAAKPYQPVEGHPGPAQMKRLGEMLSNAKRPIAVLGGTRWTAESVAEFQRFAERWKLPVGCSFRRQMLFDHLHPMYAGDVGIGINPALAKEVKEADLILLIGGRFSEMPSSGYTLMDSPYPHQTLVHVHPDSSELGRVYRPELAIAASPRDFVAALESLAPPSEPSWSARTETMHAAYLKWSTPPETGPGAVQMGPIMNWIEANVPEDTIFTNGAGNYATWVHRFHRFRRYATQAAPASGSMGYGLPAAVAAKQLHPDREVICFAGDGCFLMHGQEFATAVRYRLPIITVVVNNGIYGTIRMHQERDYPGRVSATDLTNPDFAALARAYGGHGETVEKTEEFADAFLRARASGKPAIIEIKLDPEAITPTRTLSEIRAG
- a CDS encoding cupin domain-containing protein, with amino-acid sequence MAEAYLISREQWADEPDAWKGEFEGGAYGAGLSVIFVSTDEIGYGPKLHRHPYPETFIVRVGRARFTVGDRIIDAEAGQIVVAPANVPHKFENLGPGRLETTDLHEAGAFSTEWLE
- a CDS encoding TIGR01244 family sulfur transferase, whose translation is MDIRQINDEYSVTGQIAVEDLDQIKALGFKSIVCHRPDFEAPDQPTFDSIAARAEELGIETKHIPVGPMGVTADAVKSMVDALDEFQRPMLGYCRSGARSTAVYQQTQHIRG
- a CDS encoding DUF4432 family protein, with protein sequence MLKTLEEPQDFQENHVLFDRLSALDIAAFVVDGVDLSPGAAIPSDGDPRIDRALAGFLFTCGPDHIRHPEAIEGGAEGARYPLHGSLAGTAVSHMEMASDGAECTATIEVALADGGRARVERRWRIDAARHEVVLEDRVVNSGVTAFPPVMMYHLNIGGRLLGDETRIVSASLAGGESAWCFGTGESAHFCLPAAVGSDGWSEVTLADLAGLGGRNLKVRFRADTLPFLQMWRCQRGEANVISIEPVSHRIAKRPELAAAGELTPLQPGEARSYAIAFSVV
- a CDS encoding L,D-transpeptidase family protein; translation: MYRATFTTMKTGSLVTSATRTGLSLLAAVGFLAVDLTAAFAQDYRGYNRYGDDVMLVTPDGEILDYVPRSDEVQTMRDSRGRTLLIDSWGNVVATVVPNNRGRQRDYGGNRQGDYGGYRRQGDVDIYSNRRYRETERGYGYSEPGDVTGSVPDYRDVVPPSTDGNELPNSLPGLIDGTQEASVDPNDGNPMRQSMPPAISVKSKSRAEITALQVFLDREGFSPGVIDGKMGSNVTKAIEAFQQSTGETLDPNNTDDILERLRMNGGMPITSYTITAADAAGPYVASIPEDYAHKAMLPHMSFTSTTEMLGEKFHMDEAYLRELNPGVDFTIPGTIIKVINPGANKTGKVARILADKARKQVLAYDDAGKLIAAYPATIGSSDTPSPSGTVNVERIALNPGYTYNPKINFKQGNNDKILTLQPGPNGPVGTVWIALSKPTYGIHGTPEPSKIGKTQSHGCVRLTNWDATELAKMVSTGVTVEFVD